One Brevibacillus choshinensis genomic window carries:
- a CDS encoding amidohydrolase → MNDHQFVSEWIEQKGQKFIDISDRIWEYSETKYEEVRSAEILSSALEAEGFHVERNAGGIATAMVGRYGEGKPVIAFLGEYDALSGLSQKAGLAVKDPIVNGGNGHGCGHNLLGSGSLAAAAAVRHYMEQTGLKGTVRYYGCPAEEGGGGKAHMVRAGLFDDVDIAFTWHPWDENLAYNNRMLATCQMYFKFTGVSSHASFSPHMGRSALDAVELMNVGANFLREHMIPEARLHYAITNAGGLSPNVVQAEAEVLYKIRAPRSQQVSELLERVCDIARGAALMTQTKLEMQFDAASADLIPNITLGAIMHKNFEKIGGESYTEEEVAFAKSIQDTFSEEERRVVKKQNGKVLSTAVNAFSEEPGFIPASTDVGDVSWVVPTGQIYATTCAFGTPFHSWQLVSQGKSSIAHKGMLLAGKVMAASALEVMKNPEWIEKAKAEHQEQLDGEAYQSLIPVGTKPAPLKRS, encoded by the coding sequence ATGAATGATCACCAATTTGTATCCGAATGGATCGAGCAAAAGGGACAGAAGTTTATCGATATCAGTGATCGCATATGGGAATATAGCGAAACCAAGTATGAAGAAGTGCGCTCTGCCGAGATTTTGAGCAGCGCGCTGGAAGCAGAAGGCTTTCACGTAGAACGAAATGCCGGCGGGATTGCAACGGCCATGGTGGGGAGGTATGGGGAAGGAAAGCCTGTCATTGCCTTCTTGGGCGAATACGACGCCTTGTCTGGGCTCAGCCAAAAGGCAGGCCTGGCTGTGAAGGATCCCATCGTCAACGGTGGCAATGGACATGGGTGTGGGCACAATTTGCTTGGCTCGGGCTCGCTCGCAGCTGCCGCGGCTGTTCGACATTACATGGAGCAGACCGGTTTGAAGGGAACGGTACGGTATTACGGCTGCCCTGCCGAGGAAGGTGGGGGAGGAAAGGCTCACATGGTACGGGCTGGGTTGTTCGATGATGTAGACATTGCTTTTACGTGGCATCCATGGGATGAAAATCTCGCCTACAACAACCGAATGCTCGCTACCTGCCAGATGTATTTCAAATTCACCGGAGTGAGCAGCCATGCCTCTTTTAGTCCTCATATGGGTCGCAGCGCGCTCGATGCTGTCGAGTTGATGAATGTGGGAGCCAATTTCCTCAGGGAACACATGATTCCAGAGGCTCGGCTGCACTATGCGATCACGAATGCGGGAGGATTGTCACCCAACGTCGTTCAGGCAGAGGCGGAAGTGCTGTACAAGATTCGTGCCCCGCGATCCCAACAGGTAAGCGAACTGCTCGAACGGGTCTGCGACATCGCCCGGGGAGCAGCGCTGATGACGCAGACAAAACTGGAGATGCAATTCGACGCCGCGTCTGCTGACCTGATTCCGAATATTACGCTGGGTGCCATCATGCACAAAAATTTCGAGAAAATAGGTGGAGAATCGTATACGGAAGAGGAAGTGGCGTTTGCAAAGTCGATTCAGGATACCTTTTCTGAAGAAGAAAGAAGAGTGGTCAAGAAGCAAAACGGAAAAGTCTTATCGACCGCAGTGAATGCCTTTTCCGAAGAACCAGGGTTCATACCGGCCTCAACGGATGTAGGAGATGTCAGCTGGGTCGTTCCTACAGGACAAATTTACGCCACGACATGTGCGTTTGGAACTCCGTTTCATAGCTGGCAATTAGTGAGCCAGGGGAAATCGTCCATCGCTCACAAAGGGATGCTGCTGGCAGGGAAGGTGATGGCTGCCTCAGCGTTGGAAGTCATGAAAAATCCGGAATGGATTGAAAAAGCGAAGGCAGAGCATCAGGAGCAGTTGGACGGGGAGGCATATCAGTCGCTGATACCAGTCGGGACGAAGCCTGCTCCTCTGAAACGGTCATAA
- a CDS encoding threonine aldolase family protein produces the protein MIRFENDYTEGAHKRILERLWETNEEQTPGYGTDEHCEKARAYIRKACDAENADVHFLVGGTQTNTTVIASVLRPHQGVVAAISGHIAVHETGAIEAVGHKVLTLPSEDGKIQAEQVKELYDAHWNDVTHEHMVQPGMVYISHPTENGTTYTRAELEALSKVCRECGLPLFLDGARLGYGLVSEENDLTLADVARLCDAFYIGGTKVGALFGEAVVIMNDALKKDFRYMIKQKGGMLAKGRLLGIQFETLFEDGLYFDISRHAVDLAMMIRAAFAEKGFSFRYDSTTNQQFPILPDEVCKELGKKYSFSFWEKAAEGHNVVRFCTSWATKKENVETLIEDIRAL, from the coding sequence ATGATTCGATTTGAAAATGATTATACAGAGGGCGCACATAAACGGATTCTGGAGCGTCTGTGGGAAACCAATGAGGAGCAGACACCCGGATACGGGACGGACGAGCATTGTGAAAAGGCAAGAGCTTACATTCGAAAAGCTTGTGACGCGGAGAATGCGGATGTCCACTTTCTAGTGGGAGGAACGCAGACGAACACGACGGTGATCGCTTCCGTTTTGCGCCCACACCAAGGCGTCGTAGCTGCTATCTCGGGTCATATCGCGGTACACGAGACGGGAGCGATTGAAGCTGTCGGCCATAAAGTCCTGACATTGCCGAGTGAAGACGGAAAAATTCAGGCGGAGCAAGTAAAAGAGCTGTACGATGCCCACTGGAATGACGTCACGCATGAGCACATGGTGCAGCCAGGAATGGTGTACATTTCCCATCCTACGGAAAATGGAACGACCTATACGAGAGCCGAATTGGAAGCGTTAAGCAAGGTTTGCAGGGAATGTGGCTTGCCGTTGTTTTTGGATGGCGCCCGACTCGGTTACGGCTTGGTCTCCGAGGAAAACGATCTGACCTTGGCTGATGTGGCAAGGCTCTGCGATGCTTTCTATATCGGGGGAACGAAAGTGGGGGCGCTGTTTGGGGAAGCCGTCGTCATTATGAACGATGCCCTGAAAAAAGATTTCCGGTATATGATCAAGCAAAAGGGCGGAATGCTGGCCAAAGGAAGACTCTTGGGCATTCAGTTTGAAACCTTGTTCGAAGACGGGCTGTACTTTGACATTTCCCGCCATGCTGTTGATTTGGCGATGATGATCCGAGCGGCATTCGCCGAAAAGGGATTTTCCTTCCGTTACGATTCTACGACCAATCAGCAGTTCCCGATTTTGCCTGACGAAGTATGCAAGGAGCTGGGCAAAAAATACTCGTTTTCTTTCTGGGAAAAAGCGGCGGAAGGACACAATGTCGTGCGGTTTTGCACCAGCTGGGCCACGAAAAAAGAAAATGTGGAAACACTGATCGAGGATATACGGGCGTTGTAG
- a CDS encoding RidA family protein produces MNRHISLIHATNMASVDYAYASLVPAGMDMIFLAGACPLNQDRQVPYPGDYALQAELCVENLKEALKASGATLKDVAYTRVLVASQNRDDLVSAWRVIRTQFGEHDVPSTLTGVTVLGYPDQLVEIEAVAAVAPARTSR; encoded by the coding sequence ATGAACAGACACATTTCATTGATTCACGCAACGAATATGGCTTCCGTAGATTATGCTTACGCGAGCTTGGTGCCAGCTGGTATGGACATGATCTTTTTGGCTGGAGCATGCCCGCTGAATCAAGACAGACAAGTGCCTTACCCCGGTGATTATGCCCTTCAGGCAGAGCTTTGCGTAGAGAATTTGAAAGAGGCATTGAAGGCAAGCGGAGCCACATTGAAAGACGTCGCATACACAAGAGTGCTCGTAGCTTCCCAGAATCGGGATGACTTGGTGAGCGCATGGAGAGTCATTCGGACGCAATTTGGCGAGCATGATGTCCCAAGCACTCTGACCGGGGTTACCGTATTAGGCTATCCAGACCAATTGGTGGAGATTGAGGCGGTCGCCGCTGTAGCCCCCGCCAGAACATCGCGATGA
- a CDS encoding suppressor of fused domain protein has translation MTEHYTNEECLWAIDMLSNLARYTFTRKRFFEPIQFVSGNGTSIHIGVDSANTALLVVHDTEAEGIDTVHGSMLTKTSQ, from the coding sequence ATGACGGAGCACTACACCAATGAGGAGTGTCTGTGGGCGATCGATATGCTGTCTAATCTTGCCCGCTATACATTCACCCGGAAGCGGTTTTTTGAGCCGATCCAATTCGTGTCAGGCAATGGCACTTCTATCCATATCGGCGTAGACTCAGCCAATACTGCTCTGCTCGTCGTACATGATACCGAGGCAGAGGGAATCGACACGGTGCATGGCTCGATGCTTACGAAAACATCTCAATGA
- a CDS encoding LysR family transcriptional regulator → MDIRQLRYFIAIAEEGQITGAAKRLKMAQPPLSQQLKQMEDELGVTLMERSGKRMELTEAGLTLYRQALNIVHQMDEALSEVKETGEGIRGSLSIGVSALSAYFLPEQIRLFQQQYPLITYKVWKGDTQLLSQWLERRTIEVAIVRLPHSLTNCSTIPLEEESFVLIVPAGSPHSGLREIHMRDIAEIPLIIPSIPGLGIYDLIVKEFSTLGVEPNVICECPDISLIVSMVGAKVGASIVPRSAWETHRSEQIHGIEIAGTAISSSAAVVWQTGRHLSKAAKRFIEMFS, encoded by the coding sequence GTGGATATCCGCCAGCTACGTTACTTTATCGCCATCGCAGAAGAAGGGCAAATCACGGGAGCGGCCAAGCGCTTGAAAATGGCGCAGCCCCCGCTGAGCCAGCAGCTGAAGCAGATGGAGGATGAGCTCGGGGTCACTCTGATGGAGCGATCCGGAAAGCGCATGGAGCTCACCGAGGCCGGACTCACCTTGTATCGGCAAGCACTCAACATCGTGCATCAAATGGATGAGGCCCTCTCGGAAGTAAAAGAAACAGGCGAAGGAATTCGGGGGAGCCTGTCCATCGGCGTCAGCGCATTATCCGCTTACTTCCTGCCCGAGCAAATTCGCCTGTTTCAACAACAATATCCCTTGATCACCTATAAAGTCTGGAAGGGCGACACCCAGCTCCTCAGCCAATGGCTGGAGCGCCGAACCATCGAGGTCGCGATCGTGCGCTTGCCGCATTCCCTGACGAATTGCTCCACCATCCCGCTGGAGGAGGAGTCGTTCGTGCTGATAGTACCTGCCGGCTCTCCACATTCTGGTCTGCGGGAAATTCACATGCGTGACATCGCCGAGATTCCGCTCATCATTCCCAGCATCCCTGGCCTCGGCATTTACGACCTGATCGTCAAGGAATTTTCCACACTGGGGGTCGAGCCGAACGTCATCTGCGAGTGCCCCGACATCTCCCTGATCGTCAGCATGGTCGGTGCCAAGGTCGGGGCTTCGATCGTTCCCCGCTCAGCATGGGAAACCCATCGGAGCGAGCAAATCCATGGAATTGAGATCGCGGGTACGGCCATCTCCTCTTCCGCCGCTGTCGTCTGGCAAACCGGCCGCCACCTGTCCAAGGCTGCAAAGCGCTTCATTGAGATGTTTTCGTAA
- a CDS encoding NCS2 family permease codes for MRTWIDKIFHLRACDTTIRRELLAGFISFVTIVYIVAVNASILQDAGIPMEAGILATVLTAFVGALLMAFWANAPIILVPGMGINALFTYTLCHTMGLSWQEALAAVFVSGLIFAVIAFTRAATILSNAIPTSLKEAITVGIGLFLTFIGLQKGGLIVTNPSTFVALGELSSPHVIVTLATLIITLILFVRNVPGNFLIGIAAGTGLGFLLGIVTPGSGGGFSFAEYGHVFAGFSFGGIWTLPFWMATFSLAMVIVFENIGLIHGHTAMAGQPQKFRRSLQANALSAALSGMLGTSPTVSTVESAAGIAAGGKTGLTSLVTGTLLLGSLGLIPFVKMIPDGAIAPVLIIIGALMLQNVQNINLKDFSEGFPAFLIIAIIPLAYSIVDGIAFGFVAYPLLKLVLGKRREVPALLYVIAGLFLLNLVLPVIAA; via the coding sequence GTGCGTACGTGGATAGATAAAATTTTTCACCTGCGCGCTTGCGACACGACGATCAGACGGGAACTTTTGGCTGGCTTTATCAGCTTTGTCACCATTGTCTACATTGTTGCCGTAAACGCTTCAATCTTGCAGGACGCGGGCATTCCGATGGAGGCAGGCATCCTCGCGACGGTGCTGACGGCTTTCGTCGGAGCACTGCTGATGGCTTTCTGGGCGAATGCTCCGATCATCCTCGTTCCGGGGATGGGGATCAACGCGCTCTTTACGTATACGCTGTGCCACACGATGGGGCTTTCTTGGCAGGAGGCACTGGCTGCGGTTTTTGTTTCAGGGCTCATCTTTGCGGTGATCGCCTTTACTCGGGCTGCGACCATCCTGTCCAATGCCATTCCGACTTCGCTGAAAGAAGCCATCACCGTGGGGATTGGGCTTTTCCTTACGTTTATCGGCTTGCAAAAAGGCGGACTGATCGTCACGAATCCATCCACATTTGTGGCTTTGGGTGAGCTGTCCAGTCCGCACGTCATCGTCACGCTGGCGACATTGATCATTACCCTGATCTTGTTTGTCCGCAATGTTCCAGGCAACTTCCTCATCGGGATCGCTGCAGGTACGGGGCTAGGCTTTTTGCTCGGGATCGTCACGCCTGGCAGCGGCGGCGGATTTTCATTTGCAGAGTACGGGCATGTGTTTGCCGGGTTCTCGTTTGGAGGAATCTGGACGCTGCCTTTCTGGATGGCGACTTTTTCACTCGCCATGGTCATTGTCTTTGAAAACATCGGCTTGATTCACGGGCATACGGCAATGGCGGGACAACCGCAGAAATTCCGTCGCTCGCTGCAAGCCAATGCACTGTCTGCCGCTCTGTCCGGCATGCTGGGTACCAGCCCGACGGTTTCGACAGTGGAGAGTGCAGCGGGAATTGCTGCAGGAGGGAAAACCGGGCTGACTTCCCTCGTGACCGGAACACTGCTGCTTGGCTCGTTGGGTCTGATTCCTTTCGTCAAAATGATTCCGGATGGGGCAATCGCTCCGGTGCTGATCATTATCGGCGCGCTGATGCTGCAAAACGTGCAGAACATCAATCTGAAAGACTTCTCAGAGGGCTTCCCGGCCTTTCTGATCATCGCGATTATCCCGTTAGCCTACAGCATCGTGGACGGTATCGCGTTTGGCTTTGTCGCCTACCCGCTGCTCAAGCTGGTGCTGGGCAAAAGAAGAGAAGTGCCTGCGCTTTTGTATGTGATTGCCGGATTGTTTTTATTGAATCTGGTCCTGCCAGTGATTGCTGCGTAA
- a CDS encoding ferritin family protein — MNGYWFGPYAYASYEPYTQQGMYGQHEEGMQTVLRLIQEAIADERHDELFYDYLLSVAPTEQEKDVITGIRNDERKHRSLFRQMYTQLTGQRPPLTDEGEAFQKPASYLDGIEKALMGELKAFEKYRVIYKYIPARYRDTVFEIMTDEMKHASYYNWLYAKNK; from the coding sequence ATGAACGGTTATTGGTTTGGACCTTACGCATATGCTTCATACGAACCCTATACGCAGCAAGGCATGTACGGTCAGCATGAAGAAGGTATGCAAACGGTCCTCCGATTGATTCAGGAGGCTATCGCAGACGAGCGGCATGACGAACTGTTTTACGACTATCTGCTGAGCGTGGCTCCGACGGAACAGGAAAAGGATGTCATTACTGGCATTCGCAATGACGAACGAAAGCACCGCAGCTTATTCCGCCAAATGTACACGCAGCTTACCGGCCAGCGTCCTCCGTTGACTGATGAGGGGGAAGCCTTTCAAAAGCCGGCCAGCTACCTGGACGGCATCGAAAAAGCGTTGATGGGGGAGCTTAAGGCTTTCGAAAAATACCGCGTCATTTACAAGTACATTCCGGCACGGTACCGCGATACTGTTTTCGAGATCATGACAGATGAGATGAAGCATGCGAGCTATTACAACTGGCTGTACGCGAAAAATAAGTGA
- a CDS encoding queuosine precursor transporter: MFNVMLGVGFALVNFGLFLLCYRLFGRMGLYAWLGMATVLANIQVVKTIEMFGLVMTLGNTIYASIYLTSDLLNEKYGEKAAKKAVWFGFFTLIATTIIMQLVLLFEPQESDISQGALETLFGLMPRLALGSLCAYLLSQFVDVKIYTWLKKKCPGKNQLWIRNNGSTLFSQLLDSITFCSIAFLGVYPMEVWWEILLTTYLIKFIVSAASTPVLYIARSMKVPEE, translated from the coding sequence ATGTTTAATGTGATGTTGGGAGTGGGATTTGCCCTGGTCAACTTCGGGCTGTTTCTGCTCTGCTACCGCCTGTTCGGGAGGATGGGTTTGTACGCGTGGCTTGGCATGGCCACGGTGCTGGCCAATATTCAAGTGGTCAAAACAATCGAGATGTTCGGATTGGTCATGACGCTCGGCAATACGATTTATGCGTCCATCTATCTGACGAGTGATCTGCTGAATGAAAAATATGGGGAGAAGGCAGCCAAAAAAGCAGTCTGGTTCGGATTTTTCACCTTGATCGCCACGACGATTATCATGCAGCTGGTCCTGTTGTTTGAACCGCAGGAATCAGACATTTCCCAAGGGGCGTTGGAGACGCTCTTCGGTCTGATGCCACGGCTCGCACTGGGCAGCTTGTGCGCGTATTTGCTCAGTCAGTTTGTCGACGTGAAAATCTACACGTGGCTGAAGAAGAAGTGCCCAGGCAAAAACCAGCTGTGGATCCGAAACAACGGCAGCACCTTGTTCAGTCAGCTGCTGGATTCCATTACGTTTTGCTCGATTGCGTTTTTGGGTGTGTATCCGATGGAGGTCTGGTGGGAAATTCTGCTGACCACGTATTTGATCAAATTCATTGTTTCCGCCGCATCGACGCCTGTTTTGTATATAGCAAGAAGCATGAAGGTGCCAGAGGAGTAA
- the trpS gene encoding tryptophan--tRNA ligase, with protein sequence MKTIFSGIQPSGILTLGNYLGAMKHFVPLQDEFNCFYCIVDQHAITVPQDPAVLRENIRRLAALYLAVGLDPEKVTLFIQSEVPAHAKLGWIMLCTSYLGELERMTQFKDKSDGRGESIPGGLLAYPPLMAADILLYDTDFVPVGEDQKQHLELTRDLANRFNSRYSEVFKIPEIRLPETGARIMSLQDGTKKMSKSDSNVGGFISMLDDPDTITKKIKRAQTDSDSAVRYDKAEKPAVSNLMTIYSLCSGKSLDEIGAMYEGKGYGAFKGDLAEVVVETLRPIQERYNQLIQTSELDDILTKGAEKASETANKVLLRVEKAMGMARLG encoded by the coding sequence ATGAAAACCATTTTCTCCGGCATCCAGCCCAGCGGCATTTTGACCTTGGGCAACTACCTGGGCGCCATGAAGCATTTCGTTCCGCTGCAGGATGAATTCAACTGTTTCTACTGCATCGTCGACCAGCATGCGATCACGGTTCCTCAAGACCCTGCCGTGCTGCGCGAAAACATCCGCCGCCTGGCTGCGCTATACCTGGCAGTCGGCCTCGATCCGGAAAAGGTGACTCTGTTCATCCAATCCGAAGTGCCGGCTCACGCCAAGCTGGGCTGGATCATGCTTTGCACCTCCTATCTCGGCGAGCTGGAGCGCATGACCCAATTCAAGGACAAATCCGACGGACGCGGAGAATCCATCCCGGGCGGACTTCTCGCTTATCCTCCACTGATGGCAGCTGACATCCTGCTGTACGACACCGACTTCGTGCCGGTAGGGGAAGACCAAAAGCAGCATCTGGAGCTGACCCGCGACCTGGCGAATCGTTTCAACAGCCGCTACAGCGAAGTCTTTAAGATTCCGGAAATTCGCTTGCCGGAAACAGGGGCACGCATCATGTCCCTGCAGGATGGCACAAAGAAAATGAGTAAATCCGATTCCAATGTTGGCGGATTCATCTCCATGCTGGATGACCCCGATACGATCACCAAAAAGATCAAGCGCGCGCAGACCGATTCCGACAGCGCAGTACGTTACGACAAAGCCGAAAAACCAGCGGTCTCCAATCTGATGACCATCTACTCCCTCTGCTCCGGCAAGTCGCTGGATGAGATCGGGGCGATGTACGAAGGAAAAGGCTACGGTGCTTTCAAAGGCGATCTGGCGGAGGTCGTGGTCGAAACGCTGCGACCGATCCAGGAGCGCTACAACCAGCTGATCCAGACTTCCGAGCTGGACGATATCCTCACAAAAGGTGCCGAAAAGGCGAGCGAAACAGCAAACAAAGTGCTCCTCCGCGTGGAAAAAGCCATGGGGATGGCACGCCTCGGATAA
- a CDS encoding TetR/AcrR family transcriptional regulator, which translates to MTRKKSGKGEMSRSRLMQAAASEFAANGYHRTKVSDIVRRAGLTQAAFYLYFPSKEMLHQELMDVFFKKLWELSDAGRKVTPLKGWEVRGRMRENLLDLFRFFAEMPELTAIVLTQAPEGEDLHRKLAQIVAANLRSNQEAGHVRADLAVEVTAESIVAMLYRLTLRFLLTGEKTAEQLADEAVALLAFGMLQA; encoded by the coding sequence ATGACTCGAAAGAAGTCTGGAAAAGGGGAAATGAGCCGCTCACGCCTGATGCAGGCAGCGGCATCCGAATTTGCTGCCAACGGCTACCATCGCACGAAGGTCAGCGACATCGTTCGTCGGGCAGGATTGACGCAGGCAGCATTCTATTTGTATTTCCCCAGCAAGGAAATGCTCCACCAGGAGCTGATGGACGTATTTTTCAAGAAGCTCTGGGAGCTCTCCGATGCGGGACGCAAGGTGACGCCGCTGAAAGGCTGGGAGGTGCGAGGCAGGATGCGGGAAAATCTGCTGGACCTGTTCCGTTTTTTTGCGGAAATGCCAGAGCTGACGGCGATCGTGTTGACCCAAGCGCCGGAGGGAGAAGATCTGCACCGCAAGCTGGCCCAGATCGTAGCTGCCAATCTGAGGAGCAATCAGGAGGCAGGGCACGTGCGGGCGGATTTGGCTGTGGAGGTCACGGCTGAATCAATCGTTGCGATGCTGTACCGGCTGACTCTCCGCTTTTTGCTGACAGGAGAAAAAACGGCGGAGCAGCTCGCGGATGAAGCGGTCGCGCTGCTCGCATTTGGCATGCTTCAGGCGTGA
- a CDS encoding HXXEE domain-containing protein, translating into MLEVTSWIWLLLVVFVLHDLEELIVVESWLQKNKGVVMKKAPRWFKGMIEPSLTMTTAQFAVAVTCIFCVLALAVLLTICTWEQRTFLPFFLVCLHVLFLHTFTHIGQSLLLRSYTPGVVTAVALALPYSLYTYSCLFAEDVISWQLVGSTLPYVLLIVPLLYGAHRLGQFVSNR; encoded by the coding sequence ATGCTCGAGGTAACAAGCTGGATCTGGCTGCTGCTGGTCGTGTTTGTCTTGCATGATCTGGAAGAATTGATCGTCGTGGAGTCTTGGCTGCAGAAAAACAAGGGAGTCGTCATGAAGAAAGCTCCCCGCTGGTTCAAAGGGATGATCGAGCCATCCCTTACCATGACTACTGCGCAATTTGCCGTAGCAGTGACGTGCATCTTCTGTGTGCTCGCACTGGCTGTGCTGCTCACCATCTGCACGTGGGAGCAAAGGACGTTTCTCCCGTTTTTCCTCGTCTGTCTGCACGTTCTTTTTCTGCACACCTTTACCCATATCGGTCAGAGTCTCCTGCTTCGCAGCTACACGCCTGGCGTGGTGACAGCAGTCGCTCTGGCACTGCCCTACAGCCTGTACACATACAGTTGCCTGTTTGCTGAGGATGTCATCTCGTGGCAGCTGGTAGGCAGCACTCTGCCGTACGTCTTGTTGATCGTACCGCTTCTGTACGGAGCCCATCGGTTGGGGCAGTTTGTCAGCAACCGCTGA
- a CDS encoding ArsR family transcriptional regulator, producing the protein MKLRLGILGADDSMEIIESVTQEFEELECLKIVYWNEEDIFDLIEPHIHDADLWLFSGKVPYTMVKEWGKISVPMAYVPHMGASLYRTLLHLSHQCEIKVRELSFDTFSARELILFLKEAGIDEGYTWLLHYDGAITAGELADYHEKLWREGKTKAAVTCLRTADMELRARGVPVHRVLPTRAGVLSVIHMLLRTHEMLHFKDTQIAVQIMEIDPLRELAGGTFATDEWQNAEIKTMEKLLRYTKHLQGSLKTAGPGRYAIFTTRGIMQNVTSDYRAMPDLDEAFGIHAEWVTCGIGIGKTAYEAEIHAGTALLHAKERGPGHWMVFFDDKSIAGPLGSQEQISYSSASSDRLQTLSQQTSLSVLTLSKLDSILKKRRSQEINAHELAQYMQILPRSARRILMELESNGLAQVVGEESPNPRGRPRKVYRIIL; encoded by the coding sequence TTGAAGCTGCGACTGGGTATCTTGGGCGCGGATGATTCCATGGAGATCATCGAGTCCGTCACACAAGAATTCGAGGAATTGGAATGCTTGAAAATTGTCTACTGGAACGAAGAAGACATTTTTGATTTGATAGAGCCTCATATTCACGACGCAGACCTATGGCTGTTTTCCGGCAAGGTGCCGTACACCATGGTGAAGGAATGGGGAAAGATCAGCGTCCCGATGGCCTATGTGCCGCATATGGGGGCGAGTCTGTACCGGACGCTGCTTCATCTGTCCCATCAATGCGAGATCAAGGTCCGTGAACTCAGCTTCGATACCTTTTCCGCAAGAGAGCTGATTCTTTTTCTGAAGGAAGCGGGAATCGACGAGGGGTACACGTGGCTTTTGCACTATGACGGCGCGATCACGGCTGGGGAGCTGGCTGATTATCACGAAAAGCTGTGGAGAGAAGGGAAGACCAAGGCAGCCGTCACATGCTTGCGGACGGCGGATATGGAGCTTCGCGCTCGCGGGGTCCCGGTGCATCGCGTGCTGCCGACGAGAGCAGGGGTGCTCTCAGTCATTCACATGCTGCTGCGCACTCACGAGATGCTCCATTTCAAAGATACGCAAATCGCCGTGCAAATCATGGAGATCGATCCGCTGCGGGAGCTCGCGGGAGGAACGTTCGCTACAGACGAGTGGCAGAATGCCGAAATCAAGACGATGGAGAAGCTCTTGCGCTACACCAAGCATTTGCAAGGCTCGCTAAAAACGGCCGGACCCGGCAGATATGCGATCTTTACCACACGGGGCATCATGCAAAACGTGACGAGCGATTACAGAGCCATGCCTGATCTGGACGAAGCATTCGGAATTCATGCGGAATGGGTCACCTGCGGAATCGGGATCGGCAAAACGGCCTACGAAGCGGAAATCCACGCGGGAACAGCTTTGCTTCACGCCAAGGAGAGAGGGCCAGGCCATTGGATGGTCTTCTTTGATGACAAAAGCATCGCAGGGCCGTTGGGCAGCCAGGAGCAGATCTCGTACAGCAGCGCATCTTCGGATCGGCTGCAAACGCTCAGTCAGCAAACATCCCTGAGCGTGCTTACCCTGTCCAAGCTCGATTCCATTTTGAAGAAACGCAGATCGCAGGAAATCAACGCCCATGAGCTGGCACAGTACATGCAAATCCTGCCGCGCAGCGCAAGACGCATCCTGATGGAGCTCGAATCCAACGGGCTGGCGCAGGTGGTCGGCGAGGAAAGCCCGAATCCGCGGGGGCGCCCGCGCAAGGTGTACCGAATCATCCTGTAA